Proteins encoded together in one Terriglobia bacterium window:
- a CDS encoding pyridoxal phosphate-dependent aminotransferase gives MSTGLSTQTELRLAKRMSRLGSETAFEVLAKARALEAQGREIIHLEIGEPDFDTPANVVEAGINAIREGYTHYSPSAGMPELRQTVADEVTRTHGVKVTADEVVIVPGGKPTIYFTFTALVEEGDEVIYPNPGFPIYESLINFTGAKAVPLQMREEKDFRLDPNELADLITDRTKLIVLNSPHNPTGSVLTEQDVKDIAAAIGDRDIMVLSDEIYSRLIFEGQHHSLMSLPGWRDRVIMLDGWSKTYAMTGWRLGYGVMRKDLAAHFGRLMTNVNSCSAGFTQIAGMEALKGDQASVRHMCAQFKARRDKFIAGLNQIPGFSCKLPHGAFYAFPNVKKTGWDSRKLADAMLNEAGVACLSGTAFGVFGEGYLRFSIANSMENLDKALDLIGGWAKKNL, from the coding sequence ATGAGCACAGGACTTTCCACGCAAACTGAGCTGCGACTGGCCAAACGCATGTCGCGGTTGGGATCAGAAACCGCCTTTGAAGTTCTCGCCAAGGCGCGTGCCCTGGAGGCCCAGGGCAGAGAGATTATTCACCTGGAAATCGGCGAGCCGGATTTCGATACGCCGGCGAACGTGGTGGAAGCCGGGATCAACGCCATCCGCGAAGGCTACACGCACTACTCGCCTTCGGCCGGCATGCCGGAGCTGCGGCAGACTGTCGCCGACGAAGTTACCCGCACGCACGGGGTGAAGGTCACGGCGGACGAAGTGGTCATCGTCCCGGGCGGCAAGCCGACGATCTATTTCACGTTCACGGCACTGGTCGAAGAAGGCGATGAAGTCATCTATCCCAATCCGGGATTTCCGATTTACGAGTCGCTGATCAACTTTACCGGCGCGAAGGCGGTCCCGCTGCAGATGCGCGAAGAGAAGGACTTCCGCCTGGACCCGAACGAGCTGGCCGACCTGATCACCGACCGCACCAAGCTGATTGTGCTGAATTCGCCGCACAACCCCACAGGCTCTGTGCTCACCGAGCAGGACGTGAAAGACATTGCCGCGGCCATTGGCGACCGCGACATCATGGTCCTCTCCGACGAAATTTACAGCCGCCTCATCTTTGAAGGCCAGCACCACTCGCTCATGTCGCTGCCGGGATGGCGCGACCGGGTGATCATGCTGGACGGCTGGTCGAAAACCTACGCGATGACCGGCTGGCGCCTGGGTTACGGCGTGATGCGCAAAGACCTGGCCGCACACTTTGGCCGCTTGATGACCAACGTGAACTCGTGCAGCGCAGGCTTTACACAAATAGCGGGCATGGAAGCGCTCAAGGGCGACCAGGCGTCGGTGAGGCATATGTGCGCACAGTTCAAGGCGCGGCGGGACAAGTTCATCGCCGGACTGAACCAGATTCCCGGGTTCAGTTGCAAGCTGCCGCACGGCGCGTTCTACGCGTTCCCCAACGTCAAGAAGACGGGATGGGATTCGCGAAAGCTGGCGGACGCGATGCTCAACGAGGCAGGCGTGGCATGCCTTTCCGGCACGGCGTTCGGCGTGTTTGGCGAAGGCTA